One stretch of Bacteroidota bacterium DNA includes these proteins:
- a CDS encoding alpha/beta fold hydrolase, with the protein MTKNKTIVFIHGLFQNPESWTEWKKYFEAKGYMCHTPAYPFHEGKPSDLRKNIDPKLGKLTFGQVVDGLANFISLLPEKPILIGHSMGGLAVQKLIGMEKGVAGICIDSAPPIGVFTTRWSFLKANLPTINPLKGNSVCVPSVEWFHYAFCNTMTLEQTQIEYDKFVVPESRNIPRSGTLKDGKIDFKKPHNPLLIIAGEKDNIIPFSLNKSNYNAYKDKNSKRDFKVFAGRTHYICGQQDWEEVAEYIYQWIQTIS; encoded by the coding sequence ATGACGAAAAATAAAACGATCGTTTTTATTCATGGACTTTTTCAAAATCCTGAAAGCTGGACCGAATGGAAAAAATATTTTGAGGCAAAAGGGTACATGTGCCACACGCCTGCATATCCGTTTCACGAAGGCAAGCCTTCTGACTTACGCAAGAACATTGATCCAAAGCTTGGCAAGCTCACCTTCGGACAAGTGGTGGATGGCCTGGCAAACTTTATTTCCTTGTTACCTGAAAAACCCATTCTTATCGGTCACTCAATGGGTGGTCTTGCTGTACAAAAACTCATCGGAATGGAAAAAGGAGTTGCCGGTATTTGTATTGATTCTGCGCCACCAATCGGCGTTTTCACTACAAGATGGAGTTTTTTAAAAGCGAACCTCCCTACAATTAATCCTTTAAAAGGAAATTCTGTCTGTGTTCCAAGTGTTGAATGGTTCCATTACGCATTCTGCAATACCATGACGTTGGAGCAAACACAGATTGAATATGATAAATTTGTTGTTCCTGAAAGCAGAAATATTCCGCGAAGCGGAACATTGAAAGACGGAAAGATTGATTTTAAAAAACCGCACAATCCGTTATTGATTATTGCAGGCGAGAAAGACAACATTATTCCCTTCTCACTGAATAAGTCAAATTATAACGCATATAAAGACAAAAATAGTAAACGAGATTTTAAAGTATTTGCCGGCAGAACACACTACATTTGCGGACAGCAAGATTGGGAAGAAGTTGCAGAATATATTTATCAGTGGATTCAAACTATTTCATAA
- a CDS encoding DUF417 family protein, with translation MKKYFHSFGYFISVIGVATVLIWIGVFKFTPTEARGIEPLVKNSFLMKWMYNYASIEIVSKVVGSIEILTAVCLLLHFFWKKAGMIGGFFAAITFLLTLSFLFTTPGVFSTVDGVLITDFFILKDLMALGISFMVLGKS, from the coding sequence ATGAAAAAATATTTTCACTCGTTTGGATATTTCATCAGTGTGATCGGCGTAGCGACAGTCTTGATATGGATTGGCGTATTCAAATTCACGCCGACTGAGGCAAGAGGAATTGAACCGTTGGTAAAAAACAGTTTTTTAATGAAATGGATGTATAATTATGCCAGTATAGAAATCGTCTCAAAAGTTGTTGGAAGCATTGAAATACTCACCGCAGTCTGCCTGTTACTCCATTTCTTTTGGAAAAAAGCTGGAATGATTGGAGGATTCTTTGCGGCAATTACGTTTCTTCTTACGCTGAGTTTTTTGTTTACTACTCCGGGTGTCTTTTCTACGGTGGACGGAGTGCTGATTACGGACTTCTTTATTTTGAAAGATTTGATGGCTCTAGGAATATCATTTATGGTGTTAGGAAAGAGTTAA